The DNA segment TGATTCCATCTCTGCCATCTCGTCTTCCTCCTTGGTGATATGCGATACTGATGAGCATAGATTCTGCAGTTCCTTTCTCAGATTGCTAAGTGACTCATGGGAAAGCGGTTCTCCATTTGAAGTTGAAATACAATCGACGTGTTTTGTGATGAAATCCATATTGCGATCAAGATGGCAGATAATCACCTCATACTTACCTAATGACAACGAATCAAGCAATTCGATGACAATCGATCTTTCATCCAGATCCCATCTTCCTGTTACAGGCACGTCGTAGTGTGCAGCTGGATAGAACAACTCTAGTTCTCTTGGCACAAGACCGAGTGGCGACGTCACAATTACCTGATGAATTGCCCTCCAATTCTCAACGCTTGTTATTACGCTCTCAAGAATTCTATGAGTCTTAGAGCGGGAATATGGTTTCCTTGCTGAACAAGGAAGCAAGAGTAAAAATTTCTTGGTTGATGGTTTTTCATATCGTTGAGTGAGCCGCCGTCGATACCTTACTACATCAGGTCTGAAAAGCGATTCCTTAGTGATGCATGAAAGTTTAGAGCCTGAAATTGGCATGTATTTTTCTTGGTACTCATAGTATTCATGATCAAGAATTCTCAGTGCAGACATTGTAGATGCATTGGCAGCCGCTCGAAATTCAACGAATTCTCTCATTCTTCCCTCCATGATCATAAGCTTGACGAGTTGCAACTCTCTCCAAATGGACTTTAAGTTGAATTCCAGGATTGATTTGAAATTCCTCTCGCCAATGAATGACTTAGCTTTCGATGCATGTATATTACCTTCAGGAAGGCATATCATTTCCATCCGACTCATGTAAGTTACAAAAGAAGTGTCAAACAGGTCGGCACCAAGATAAACCAATAGCGCCAAATTGCTTGGTTCCATAATGGCTGGCAAATATATCAACTTGTTTGGACCGGCCATTTCCTTCAAGAGAGAAAGAGACCTAATGAGTTGCCTTGGATTTCTCCTGATTTCGAATGCACCGTCCAAAATGACGATCTCTTGATCACATTCTTCGATTTTCCCGCAAAGATTTCTGAAGCTCTCTGGAGGGGCACGTATGGATACGGCGTCTTCATTCATTTCCATGAAAAAATTGAATTGATTCATTAACCACGAAAGAGGAGGCTGGATTTTTCCTAGCGGAGGCAGTTCAAGAATAGTCCCCGATTTATTATCAATGATCTTGCGTCTCCCTTCTTCCAATTTTATGATAAGATGAAAATATTCAGGGACAGCAACTTCCTTCGACTCATAAAATAAAACCTCCGGTAACTCGCAAGAAAGATTATCACTTGACCAATTGACGATCCTTGCTGGTCCACTCCTCTCGATAGTTTCAATCATAGTGACGGGATGGTCATGATGACAATTTAAGGAATCTGTTCCGGTTAAGAATTATTATCAGACTATATTTTATAAAAAATTAGAAAATCACGAAGAGGCATTAATACGCATGCGAAAATCTAGAATGTCGTAACAAGCTGGTGCTCCGATAGGATCGAGCGCGCCTCCTCCCAATTAACCATTTTGACTCCCTCAATCGTTGCCACTTCGCCTACGCGTTCAGCGAGATCCTCATGCACGCAATACACAGGCGCATCAAAATCCAATATATCTTGTATAGCCTCGACGTTAGATGGCATTTCGATTGCTTCAGCTTTTTGTGACGCAACCGCATTCAGAGTTCCATCTCCGATCAGCAGCACGGTAGTCTTGCCAACCGTACCGCTCGCGAGCATGGCAAGCGCGAGACGTAGACCTGCAAATGCGTCTTCAGTCCCATAAGGTGGCTTAGTAACCAACACAAGAATGCTATCCGCCATCGTTATCACCTGGCCAGTGTGATCATTCTGTCACTTTCAGCAACGAATTTGGAGAGATCATTTGTCAGACTTCCTATCTTCGAGCCCACGATTTCCTCGCCTCGTTTGACACCGCGAGCAGCCGAGCACGTTTCGCAAACGGCAATAGTCACACCCTTCTTTGCCAGATCTTTGAGAATATTTCCGATATTAGGGAATCTTTTAGGATCCTGACCTTCCTTGATAGTCATTATACCTTCGCCGTATCCGAAAATATTTACACGATAACCTTTTTCAACCGCCACTCTAGCGATCTTGACCATGACATTTGCATCCATGTTCATCATTGTTCCAGATCTTATTTGAATTGTTAATACCTTGGACATCTGATGATCCCCCATCTACACTGTGATTGTCTGGTCGTACTCCTCCATTATGAGGTCTACTGCTCTCGGATAGTCAATTATTTCGTATGCTTGATCAGATCCCAAATCAATTCCTCTAGCAAGGAGATCATCCCGCATAACGAAGACCTTATCGACAATTTCTCGGAGCTCTTCTCTGCGTCGTTTATCAATTGCAAAATACACGGAATCTTCGAAAAGAATCGCGGCTTTCTTTGAATTACTGGCTATTTTCTTCATATGATCCAGCGAGTGATATTCGCCTGGTGATTTCAGCATAATAAACAAAATGGAGCGCATTGCATCACTATCCTATGAAAAGCTGTATGTCCGAGTCAGCAGCGATGTTCAAGAATGCCGCAGCTCCGAGGATCTTAACTCCGCCTATGAGGTCTTCCTGTTTTACTTGCATGAGTTCCATTGTTGTGCTACAAGCGTATATATTTGCACCTAGCTCAATCGCCATTTTAAGTTGA comes from the Methanomassiliicoccales archaeon genome and includes:
- the arcS gene encoding archaeosine synthase subunit alpha — encoded protein: MIETIERSGPARIVNWSSDNLSCELPEVLFYESKEVAVPEYFHLIIKLEEGRRKIIDNKSGTILELPPLGKIQPPLSWLMNQFNFFMEMNEDAVSIRAPPESFRNLCGKIEECDQEIVILDGAFEIRRNPRQLIRSLSLLKEMAGPNKLIYLPAIMEPSNLALLVYLGADLFDTSFVTYMSRMEMICLPEGNIHASKAKSFIGERNFKSILEFNLKSIWRELQLVKLMIMEGRMREFVEFRAAANASTMSALRILDHEYYEYQEKYMPISGSKLSCITKESLFRPDVVRYRRRLTQRYEKPSTKKFLLLLPCSARKPYSRSKTHRILESVITSVENWRAIHQVIVTSPLGLVPRELELFYPAAHYDVPVTGRWDLDERSIVIELLDSLSLGKYEVIICHLDRNMDFITKHVDCISTSNGEPLSHESLSNLRKELQNLCSSVSHITKEEDEMAEMESIARFQFGKGAEILLQGCRVFGKYPYLKILEGDEQVAMLTPERGMYSLTLHGARKIMALRTNWVEIEEFQLRGNLFAAGVRDADKTLRIGDEAIVVRGEDVIAVGTASMSGEEMIRSKRGEAVRVRHIAQERDD
- a CDS encoding DsrE family protein, with the translated sequence MSKVLTIQIRSGTMMNMDANVMVKIARVAVEKGYRVNIFGYGEGIMTIKEGQDPKRFPNIGNILKDLAKKGVTIAVCETCSAARGVKRGEEIVGSKIGSLTNDLSKFVAESDRMITLAR
- a CDS encoding DsrE family protein, which codes for MADSILVLVTKPPYGTEDAFAGLRLALAMLASGTVGKTTVLLIGDGTLNAVASQKAEAIEMPSNVEAIQDILDFDAPVYCVHEDLAERVGEVATIEGVKMVNWEEARSILSEHQLVTTF
- the tusB gene encoding sulfurtransferase complex subunit TusB, which encodes MLKSPGEYHSLDHMKKIASNSKKAAILFEDSVYFAIDKRRREELREIVDKVFVMRDDLLARGIDLGSDQAYEIIDYPRAVDLIMEEYDQTITV